CGGCCATACCAGTACCATCGGACTTGTCTTTCTGCAGTTTATAACAATCCTCAATaatatgattatttttcttacaataccTGCAAAACTTAATTTTTCCATGGACTTTGAACGAGCTTTTCCGTCACTGCTCTTATCTCTGTTGCCGTAGTTGTTATTTCTCTGTTCGGTCCTGTCACGAACCTGCAGAGCTTCATCCTTGGAAGAGGACCCATCGGTCTGCACCATAGACTTCAACTTCTCTTTCTGTCTAAGTGCCTCTTGGACCTAAGGGTTAGTGTATCATGGctcaaaaaattaaattgtGAAAATTTGTAAAGGAACTAGGCAACGAGCATAAGAGTAAAAGGGCTAAATTCTCATCATCATATTTTACTTCCAAAGACCGCAAGTCAGAAACAATCTCCTAAAGGCGGTCATATGAGATATTACCGATCCACCTTCTGGTAGCTTACGAGAGAATAACTTCATCTTTACTTGCATCTTACTGGTTTGATTCTTTGTCACGCAGATCGATTCCAGTTTCTGGCATAGGGCTGCCAcggatttctcctccaacacttTCTGCAAAATATTATTAGACAGATGAAGTTGAATAAAAAACAAAGCCTTACAATCTTTGCGTTTCTCTTCTCCAGCCCACTCCTTCGCATCTTTCTTTCCGAAGGACTCAAGCGCTTCATCCAGATCTGAATTTTGGGAGAGAATCGCCCGCATCTTCACTTTCCACAACGAGAACCGTGTGGTGTAGTCCAGCTACGACAGATTGAACTTCAAGGTAGAATGTCGCAAACCCTAGGCGGAACttgaggctctgataccacttgttatgaacgcAACAAGTaggaacgaagaagaaatcacataACAAGAACACACGCATTTAACGTGAAAAAACCCtttcaaacaacgagaggaaaaaaccacgggcgccaACCAGCGAAACTTCAGTATATGAGGAGTGTTTACACAACGCCGAGGAGATTTCACAGATGCAACTCATCCCAAAATGGCGGCCACAAGGGTCAAGGGATATATATAACAGGAGAAATAGGTCAAATCTGATCTGTATCGTGGACCTCGGAAGTTCCTAGGTTAGGGCCGGAAGTTTCAGTATTGTTCCGGACCAACTTTTGAAGTCTCCACGCGAAATTACAGAAGCATCACGGAGGTGAGCCGGATGTTGGACGGAAGTTCCACACTACCGAAAGTTCCGGTCCTGAAAAACATTTTCTTTAAAATTTGGATCACAACTTCAAGATTGAACGCACGGGATCgctctcagtcgactgagccCGTAGGTGGACCCCTTTTTCTGGACGCAGAACATCCCAGCTTCcattcgcaaaaaaagaaaacagaaaatccCAGCTTCCTAATTACAGGGCAGCAAGATTGTCTGACTTAAGCGTCACGTGTGACGCCAAGCTAGTCAACCTTCCGACAGAAGTTCTCTCGCTCGTTCCTTCCCTAAAGAGAATTACGCGAACAGGTGACGGGGAGTCGTTTGAAAGGGCCGTTTAGTTTACTTGGTCCCCATTGAAAGTTCAAAAGCTCTTTCTCACCTCCAATCCAACAAAGAGGAATCATCCCTCGCCATGTGATATCGACTTGGCGGGCCTGGCGGCCTCGAATGATTTTACATGCTGGCGTCACCAGTGATGCACAGTCCACTGACTTCTGGCCGAGAGGCTCTAGCAGCCGGCCGTAGTCCGGAGTAATAAACTAATCAACCACGTAGCTTAGTGAGTGCTATATAAACATAACAAGTCTGAAGATACACACCCAAGGCCATTCAGGGACAGTTCTGAGTTTACGCACGGACGCGAACACCAAGCTAGGAGAGAAACAGATCGATCGAGTCATCGAGAAATAAAGAAACCAAGCAATGGCGGGCGAAGGAGATGTGAAGCTGCTTGGCGTGGCGGTGAGCCCGTTCGCGCTCCGGGTGCGCATGGCGCTGCAGATGAAGGGCGTGGGCTACGAGTACATCGAGCAGGACTTGTTCAACAAGAGCGAGCTGCTGGTGGCGTCGAATCCGGTGCACAAGAAGGTCCCCGTGCTCATCCACGGCAGCAAGCCCATCTGCGAGTCTTCGGCCATCGTGCAGTACGTGGACGAGGCCTGGGCCACGGGAGGCCCATCCATCCTCCCAGCCGACCCTTACCAGCGGGCCGTCGCTCGCTTCTGGGCCGCGTACGTCGACGACAAGGTGTTCCCGGCCTGGGTCGCCATCATGCGcgcggcgacggaggaggagagggcggaGAAGCTCGCCGCGGCGCAGGACGTGGTCGAGCTAATGGAGGGAGCCTTCGCCGAGTGCTCTggcgatggggaggaggaggaggacaaggaCTTCTTTGGCGGCGACTCCGTCGGGTACGTCGACCTCGCGCTGGGGTCCAACCTGTTCTGGTTCCAGCCGCTGCACGAGATGTTCGGCGTGACGGTCATCGACGCCGGCAAGGCTCCGCGGCTGGCCGCGTGGGCTGAGCGGTTCCTGGAGACGGAGGTGGCCAAGGTGGTGGCGCCGGCCCCGGGCAGCGTGGTGGAGTACGCCGGGAAGCTCAGTGCTCGCCGcttggctgctgctgccgcggcagccaaTAAGTGAGTGGCCAGGAGAGCTTCGGTGGTCTCCGGACCTGTGGAACGACATTTGGTCGCCGTTGAATCTCTCGTGGACGTATGGGTCTAGTCTGATGATTGTGGTCATCAATTTATTAGCTTACCCAAAATGGTTTCAACTTTACTTTTCTGAGTTGTGTGTGATCGATTTCATTATGTTGACaataaaatgttcattttattatatttttcatgCGTGTGTTTTGTTAAGTGGACTATATTTATACAGTGATCTTTTTCTTCCCAAGGACTAAAAAGCCAGGACCTACTCGTTCTGATtttaaattattgtcgaaatattacatgtatatagacattttttaagaatagatacattcatatttgggcaaatttgaaacaagaatttagaattagagggagtagcatttaaTAACTGAATCAGTCAAAACATAAAGAACGCTACTCCGTTCAATCCACAATAATAACTGAATCAGTCAGAACATGAAGAACGTACTCCGATCAATCCACAATCAAGTATAtgaaatttagtacaaaattaaaacaactttgtattaaattgcagacacttgttatggatcaGAGAGAATAGTAATTTTATAAGTTCATAAAATTAAAAGTTACAAAATGAAGCACTCCGTCCGTCCACGAATAAGTGCCttttagattatttttttgtgcaaAGTCAAAGATATtaaagtttgtttgattttaTTGGAAAAGGTAGCAACATGTATGACACTAAATTAGTATCATTAGATCCGTTTTGAATATAGTTTCACAATATaccaatttcatgtcatatatgTTGGTTCTTTTGTCAACAAGTCAGTAAAATCTATTTTTTACTTAATACAAAACCTAGGTAtgcttatttgtggacggagagagtagtcaAACCATAATCTCGAAtagaccccccccccccccttgatgagttcacgaaCAACCTCAGATTTGtttatcggttttgctatatctaaggTGCTTCATTTTTTGTTCGAGATAAGTTTATTACTTAGCCAttggatatgatttgtgctATAAAATTCGAAACGAATGATGAAAAAAGAAGGATAAAATGAGATTCAGATACTAATCCAACGGCTCTGATTCGTCAACTTATATTTAAAACTTTTGTTTAAAGATCAAACAACTTAGATGTAGCCACACCCTTAGTTTAtacggccatggccgccgtgcTGCCGCGTGCTCTTGTTTGGCCGGCGCAACGCTAAGCGCTCAGACTCTTGGGAGGTAGAAAACGATGAACATTTAGGAGAGAGTAAAACATGGATTGTTTCGTTACACAACTGTCAAATAGCCTCCGGCGCCTGATATTGAGGAATTTCGAGAGGACAATTAAGTATCATATAAAATGAAACTGAAAGAGTACTACTCATTctgtccacaaataagtgtatcTTTTAGATTTTGTCCTAAGTAAAAAATTTCTAGGTTTGATCAACTTTGCTGAAAAATTGTTGAAAAAAATAGCCACGCATATGACATAATATCAATATATTATAAAACTACATTTTAAAACGGATCCAACGATACTAATTTAGTGTTATAAATGTGTTGCGTTTTCCAATaaaattgatcaaattttaatatctttgacttaagacaaaacGTAgaaatacatttatttatttgtggACGGTCGTCTTTTTTAATTCGAAGTCTGAAAGCCGATAGCTTACTTTAGATAAATGAAAAATTGATTTTTAAAATTAAATAATCTCTTGCGAGAATACACTGCGTACAAATCGGTTTCGGTCTAAAGTtcgatttattttttccaaaaactgTCCACCAAAACTAGTAAATACACTGTATGCGAATCGGTTTCGATCTACACAAATTCTATCCGATTGCTACTGGATctaggaaaagaagagaatcaGATCGTTTTCTTCATACTCCTACTGTATTTTCCTGAATTAAACCTTGATTAGTTTTTAGCGCTTTAGCGGTTGGGCCAGATCATGTCGAAGAGATCTATGATCTCGTTTGGCATCTCTGTATTTTCTCTATATTTTCATGATAGTACGGTTTTTCTAATTTCCAGAGTTTTAGTTACTGTGACATGTTTGGTAAAATCTGTATAAAATAAACAACCCcgatctttttattttttaccgAGAAGCGAGAAAAGCTGTCCCCATGCCCCGCCTCGCTCGCAACTGCTGTTCTTcaagccaccgccgccgccgcctatcGTTTCCCTCGGCCGAGATGGAGAAAGGAAAACATGCCGGAGATAAAACGGCGAGTACAATACCCCTTTCGACCAGAGTCGCTCAGATGAATTAGGGATTTGATGCTGTTGCGGCAgggtcggaggcggcggatgTGGAGCCGCGCCGAAGGGCGGGCGTGACGCGGGGCGGATTGGAGGCGGCGCATGCGTTCCTGACTGGTGAGAAGCGGCGCGATGCGGAGCGGATTGGAGTCGGCGGACGCGGACCTGACCAAACATAGCCTaagcggcgacggcgccggcgcggaaGAGGAGTCGAGCCGCGTTCGTCGTCGTGCCGGCCGCAGCAGCACGCGCGAGCGCGAGCCCGACAAGGAAAAGGTCGAATGCCCCTTGAGCTGGCTCGGCGAGGACGATGTGCTGGAGATCGCCGTCCGCCTGGCGTCTCCGTCCGCCGCGTGCGCCCTCGCGCTCGCCTCCAAATACCTCTACTCGCTCAGTCGCTCATCCGCCCGGTGCTGTTCCGTGCCGACTTCCTCGCCAGCTACCTGCAGCGGGCGGCCAGAGGAGCCCCTcggtgcccgccgccgccgccgggcttCTTCCTGTCCACCGGCAGCAAGACCCGCCGTCACGGctgagccggcgccggccccgAGCTTGACACCATGTTCGTCCGCGGGCCCCAAAGCCTCCTGCGGAGCCAAAACGTCGTCGACCCGGGCCCCTTCCGCGCCTTCCTCGCATCCGCCAAGCGCCGGCAGCCCGGCACGCCTgcgtcgccgcctcctgctgccgccgcctcctctgcgTGGCCATGCCAACCACCGGCACCGTACGCTACTGGGTCGTCGATCCAGCCGCCGACCTGTGGATCCCGCTCCCAACCCCGCCGGCCACTCGCGGGCACGGCGTACCCCGAGAACCCGGCTTTCACTGCACGGCTGCAGTAGGCACGTTCACGGTGGCCTACCCAGCCCCAGCAGCGAGGCGAGGCGCTCCTGGTCGTGCGCTGGTTCACCTCCGAGTCCGGCCGCTGGCGCTGCAGCCCCACGGCAGCGCGCGGCAGCCTCcagcccgcggccgccgcggcgcgcgtCAGCGACGCCTTCTACTGGCCGCTCGTCCGCGCCGGCGAGCCCGCGTGCCAGTGGCCCGTGCAGCAGGAGGCGCTAGCCATCCTGGCGTGCAACACCGACGACGACATCggcacgcccgccgccgccgggcagCGAGAGGCCGCAGATTCGAGTTGCCGGAGCTGGATGGTGACACCACCCCCAGTACAGGGCGAACGCGATGGGCTGGCCTTGCTCCGCGAGGCCCACGGCTCGCTCCGG
The Brachypodium distachyon strain Bd21 chromosome 2, Brachypodium_distachyon_v3.0, whole genome shotgun sequence genome window above contains:
- the LOC100821193 gene encoding probable glutathione S-transferase GSTU6 — translated: MAGEGDVKLLGVAVSPFALRVRMALQMKGVGYEYIEQDLFNKSELLVASNPVHKKVPVLIHGSKPICESSAIVQYVDEAWATGGPSILPADPYQRAVARFWAAYVDDKVFPAWVAIMRAATEEERAEKLAAAQDVVELMEGAFAECSGDGEEEEDKDFFGGDSVGYVDLALGSNLFWFQPLHEMFGVTVIDAGKAPRLAAWAERFLETEVAKVVAPAPGSVVEYAGKLSARRLAAAAAAANK